One window of Phoenix dactylifera cultivar Barhee BC4 chromosome 5, palm_55x_up_171113_PBpolish2nd_filt_p, whole genome shotgun sequence genomic DNA carries:
- the LOC103704669 gene encoding putative glycerol-3-phosphate transporter 4, protein MRRAPPGMRLARSLGAKEWSRNSHRCLVLVLTFVAYASYHASRKPTSIVKSVLDPDTHPPPDYPQPSLSSPPLPWPLGPLFLPPNPLGRPHSHGWAPFNGTDGTAKLGEIDVAFLACYSLGMYAAGHLGDRLDLRLFLASGMIGSGAFVGLFGMGYFWHLHVFGFYLAMQMLAGLLQATGWPSVVAVVGNWFGERKRGLIMGIWNAHTSVGNIGGSLLAASVLQYGWGWSFILPGALIALAGVLVFLFLAAYPEDLGFYSPRKKAEEGRDEEEGRVSEGGSGERGSAVGFVKACLIPGVIPFALCLFFAKLVAYTFLYWLPFYLSQTAIGGEYMSVKSAGNLSTLFDVGGIIGGILAGFISDQLKARATTAASFMYLAIPSLYAYHRYGSISKFVNITLMMITGLFVNGPYALITTAVSADLGTHSSLKGDSRALATVTSIIDGTGSVGAALGPLLTGFLSSTGWGSVFKMLMIGAFVAGALLSILVKAELARLVQHWKNARSDHSRQHGTEGSVVTPLLAAGSRQH, encoded by the exons atgagAAGGGCCCCGCCGGGGATGAGACTGGCCCGAAGCCTGGGGGCCAAGGAGTGGAGCCGCAACTCCCACCGCTGCCTCGTCCTCGTCCTCACCTTCGTCGCCTACGCCTCCTACCACGCCTCCCGCAAGCCCACCAGCATCGTCAAATCCGTCCTCGACCCCGACACCCACCCTCCCCCCGATTACCCCCAACCATCGCTCTcctccccacctcttccttggcCCCTCGgccccctcttcctccctcccaaCCCTCTCGGGAGGCCCCACTCCCACGGGTGGGCCCCGTTCAACGGCACCGACGGCACCGCCAAGCTCGGCGAGATCGACGTCGCCTTCCTCGCCTGCTACTCCCTCGGGATGTACGCCGCCGGCCACCTCGGCGACCGCCTCGACCTCCGCCTCTTCCTCGCCTCCGGCATGATCGGCAGCGGCGCCTTCGTCGGCTTGTTCGGCATGGGCTACTTCTGGCACCTCCACGTCTTCGGCTTCTACCTCGCCATGCAGATGCTCGCCGGCCTGCTCCAGGCCACAGGCTGGCCCTCAGTCGTCGCTGTCGTCGGTAACTGGTTCGGTGAGCGGAAGAGAGGACTTATAATGGGAATTTGGAACGCCCACACCTCGGTCGGGAACATAGGGGGTTCGCTTCTCGCTGCCAGTGTGTTGCAGTATGGGTGGGGGTGGTCCTTCATTCTTCCGGGAGCTTTGATTGCTCTGGCTGGCGTTCTGGTGTTCCTCTTCTTGGCTGCTTATCCAGAAGATCTCGGGTTTTACAGTCCTCGCAAGAAGGCCGAAGAGGGGCgagatgaggaggagggtcGGGTAAGCGAGGGAGGAAGCGGGGAGAGAGGGAGCGCCGTGGGGTTTGTAAAGGCTTGCTTGATCCCTGGGGTGATACCATTCGCACTCTGCCTCTTCTTCGCGAAGCTCGTGGCCTATACCTTCTTATACTGGCTGCCATTTTACCTCAGCCAGACTG CGATAGGGGGAGAGTACATGTCAGTTAAGTCTGCAGGAAATCTTTCAACTCTTTTTGATGTTGGGGGAATAATTGGTGGGATCCTTGCTGGCTTCATATCTGATCAACTCAAAGCTCGGGCCACTACAGCAGCCAGCTTCATGTATTTGGCAATTCCTTCCCTTTATGCCTACCACAGATATGGGAGCATTTCAAAGTTTGTGAACATTACACTGATGATGATTACTGGGTTATTTGTTAATGGGCCTTATGCTCTCATAACAACCGCTGTTTCTGCGGACCTTGGAACTCACAGTTCACTTAAGGGAGATTCTCGAGCATTGGCGACTGTTACTTCCATCATAGATGGGACAGGATCAGTTGGTGCAGCTCTAGGGCCACTTCTAACTGGGTTTCTATCAAGTACTGGATGGGGTTCTGTTTTCAAGATGCTCATGATCGGGGCATTCGTTGCTGGTGCCCTTTTATCCATTCTAGTTAAGGCAGAACTTGCGCGATTGGTCCAGCATTGGAAAAATGCCAGATCTGATCATTCAAGACAGCATGGAACTGAAG GTTCTGTTGTCACACCACTTCTAGCAGCGGGCAGTCGACAACATTGA
- the LOC103704671 gene encoding 50S ribosomal protein L19-1, chloroplastic-like — MGSTALPHPLVSLPKAPPRSPKLALPVFSSLHLCSSTSSRLSTSRAQPRGFGSPVFFPVIRRSREPAVLVAKSSSEEEAAAAGDAEEVAVEEGETLANQSAVEEESKVSDAEAEAKPPRKPRIKLGDIMGILNKRAVEAAEKERPVPDIRTGDIVQIKLEVPENRRRLSIYKGIVMSKQNAGIHTTIRIRRIIAGIGVEIVFPVYSPNIKEIRVVSHRKVRRARLYYLRDKLPRFSTFK; from the exons ATGGGCTCCACCGCGCTCCCCCACCCGTTGGTCTCTCTCCCCAAGGCCCCTCCTCGCTCCCCAAAACTAGCGCTTCCCGTCTTCTCTTCGCTCCACCTGTGCTCCTCTACTTCGAGCCGTCTCTCCACCTCTAGGGCTCAACCTCGCGGATTCGGGTCCCCCGTTTTCTTTCCTGTGATCCGCCGGAGCAGGGAACCCGCGGTGCTGGTCGCGAAATCGAGCTCCGAGGAAGAGGCGGCTGCGGCGGGAGATGCGGAGGAGGTGGCAGTGGAGGAAGGGGAAACCCTAGCAAACCAGTCAGCGGTGGAGGAAGAGTCGAAGGTCTCCGATGCCGAAGCAGAGGCGAAGCCTCCGAGGAAACCTAGAATCAAGCTTGGAGATATCATGGGG ATTTTGAACAAGAGAGCAGTCGAGGCTGCTGAGAAGGAAAGGCCAGTGCCAGACATCAGGACTGGGGATATTGTGCAGATTAAACTG GAAGTGCCAGAGAATAGGCGCCGGTTATCCATTTACAAGGGTATAGTCATGTCGAAGCAAAATGCAGGAATACACACCACAATTCGAATTCGGAGAATTATTGCGGGTATCGGTGTTGAGATTGTCTTCCCCGT GTACTCACCGAATATTAAGGAGATCAGGGTTGTTAGTCACAGGAAGGTGAGGAGGGCAAGGCTGTACTACTTGAGGGACAAGCTACCTCGTTTTTCCACCTTCAAGTAA
- the LOC103704670 gene encoding protein mago nashi homolog, with amino-acid sequence MAGNGVEQDEFYLRYYVGHKGKFGHEFLEFEFRPDGKLRYANNSNYKNDTMIRKEVFVTPAVLRECRRIIAESEIMKEDDNNWPEPDRVGRQELEIVMGNEHISFTTSKIGSLVDVQSSKDPEGLRIFYYLVQDLKCFVFSLISLHFKIKPIQS; translated from the exons ATGGCGGGGAACGGCGTCGAGCAGGACGAGTTCTACCTGCGGTACTACGTGGGGCACAAGGGGAAGTTCGGGCACGAGTTCCTGGAGTTCGAGTTCCGCCCCGACGGCAAGCTCCGCTACGCCAACAACTCCAACTACAAGAACGACACTATGATACGCAAGGAGGTCTTCGTCACCCCTGCCGTCCTCCGCGAGTGCCGCCGCATCATCGCTGAAAGCGAG ATAATGAAGGAAGATGATAACAACTGGCCCGAGCCAGATCGGGTTGGGAGGCAGGAGCTGGAGATTGTGATGGGGAACGAGCACATCTCCTTCACCACGTCCAAGATCGGATCCCTTGTAGATGTGCAGTCCAGCAAAGATCCGGAAGGCCTTCGCATCTTTTATTACCTTGTTCAG GACCTTAAATGCTTCGTGTTCTCTCTAATTTCACTGCACTTCAAGATTAAGCCCATCCAGTCCTGA